From one Amphiura filiformis chromosome 13, Afil_fr2py, whole genome shotgun sequence genomic stretch:
- the LOC140168710 gene encoding uncharacterized protein: MESSSNNALRPAAGLTRVFIWCVPRTLGTALTKCLSYVDGIQIFNEPFGSAMFFGPEGRTPDPDFVKFIERASANQQVIFEHAIDDSKCTYGWVKQQLEADYPGKKVLLVRDQAPYLDEKYDTIPSGFRHAFLIRHPYKVLPSYKRIVTKMRKRDMPNGYEMQFKLLKYVQEHLDPNPIIIDADDLQSNPSSILSQFCQAVGIPYSDSLLEWPADRDIMKTWIGSRIDLQGSLLEDEGGYYDKAINSSRFLPITAIPERSELSQDIQEAADYSMPFYEKMYQLLLKP, from the exons ATGGAGTCATCTTCTAACAATGCTCTAAGACCAGCCGCAGGGCTGACCAGAGTATTCATATGGTGTGTGCCTCGTACACTAGGAACTGCCCTTACCAAGTGCCTCAGTTACGTTGATGGAATTCAAATATTTAATGAGCCTTTTGGAAGTGCAATGTTCTTTGGTCCTGAAGGGAGGACACCAGATCCGGATTTTGTCAAGTTCATAGAGAGAGCCTCGGCAAACCAACAGGTGATATTCGAACATGCCATTGATGATAGCAAGTGTACCTATGGATGGGTAAAACAGCAACTGGAGGCTGATTATCCTGGAAAGAAAGTGTTATTGGTCAGAGACCAGGCCCCCTACTTGGATGAGAAGTATGACACCATTCCATCTGGATTTCGACACGCTTTCCTGATTCGACATCCATATAAAGTGTTGCCCTCATACAAGCGCATAGTCACCAAAATGCGCAAA AGAGATATGCCAAATGGCTATGAGATGCAGTTTAAACTTCTCAAGTACGTTCAAGAACATCTCGATCCTAACCCCATCATCATAGACGCTGATGACCTTCAGAGTAACCCATCTTCAATTTTGAGTCAATTCTGTCAGGCTGTTGGAATACCGTATAGTGACAGTCTATTGGAATGGCCGGCGGATCGCGACATCATGAAAACATGGATAGGATCTCGCATTGATCTACAAGGGAGTCTGTTGGAGGATGAAGGGGGTTACTATGATAAAGCCATCAACAGCAGCAGGTTTCTTCCAATCACAGCAATACCCGAACGTAGCGAATTGTCGCAAGATATTCAGGAAGCTGCAGATTACTCTATGCCCTTCTATGAAAAAATGTACCAATTGCTTCTAAAACCGTAA